A window of the Candidatus Deferrimicrobiaceae bacterium genome harbors these coding sequences:
- the larA gene encoding nickel-dependent lactate racemase: MIPTTLRYGRGEVAIPDRARREAAWLAAREPAMPSDEIAMLRARLGGPVGSPPLRALLSPSESVAVPISDITRYSATEKFLSPLLAETDAAGIPRKCVTLFVARGTHRALTDAEIAEVVGPELSSGVRVVQSDPDGEMATLGVTTRGTRVQVYRPVMDHDRVVLTGTISFHYFAGFGGGRKALVPGCAHRDTAAATHFRVFLPDGPGKHPLAHAGQLDGNPVHEDIDEAVAMAAPTFLLNTLLLPDKRLFDAVAGDWRLAHREACERYADVFRVSLPRRYPLVIASAGGWPKDINVIQSHKALDNAFRAVEPGGVLILLAECADGFGSPNFFHWFRFEDPGQMEIDLRKNYQIYGQTAHATLTKAHGCRVILVSSLRGEDVERMGMKPAGSFEEAIRLAETLLEELPPALIIPDAGYVLPDAD, from the coding sequence ATGATCCCGACAACCCTTCGGTACGGCCGCGGCGAGGTCGCCATCCCCGACCGCGCCCGCCGGGAAGCCGCGTGGCTGGCCGCCCGGGAACCGGCGATGCCGTCCGACGAGATCGCGATGCTGCGCGCCCGGCTGGGGGGCCCGGTCGGATCGCCCCCACTCCGCGCTCTTCTGTCGCCTTCCGAATCCGTCGCAGTGCCGATCTCCGACATCACCCGCTACAGCGCGACCGAGAAGTTCCTGTCGCCGCTGCTCGCGGAAACGGACGCCGCGGGCATCCCGCGGAAGTGCGTAACGCTGTTCGTCGCACGCGGAACCCACCGGGCGCTGACCGACGCCGAGATCGCAGAGGTCGTCGGCCCCGAGCTTTCCTCGGGCGTCCGGGTCGTGCAATCCGACCCGGACGGCGAGATGGCGACGCTCGGCGTCACGACCCGGGGCACCCGCGTGCAGGTCTACCGACCGGTCATGGACCACGACCGGGTCGTCCTGACCGGCACGATCTCCTTCCACTACTTCGCCGGCTTCGGCGGGGGCCGCAAAGCGCTCGTCCCCGGCTGCGCCCATCGCGACACCGCGGCCGCCACCCATTTCCGCGTCTTCCTGCCCGACGGTCCGGGAAAGCACCCGCTGGCGCACGCCGGGCAGCTCGACGGAAACCCCGTGCACGAGGACATCGACGAGGCCGTCGCGATGGCCGCGCCGACGTTTCTGCTCAATACGCTGCTCCTGCCCGACAAGCGGCTGTTCGACGCGGTGGCCGGAGACTGGCGACTGGCGCATCGCGAGGCTTGCGAGCGGTATGCGGACGTATTCCGCGTCTCTCTGCCGCGGCGCTACCCGCTCGTCATTGCCTCGGCGGGCGGCTGGCCCAAGGACATCAACGTGATCCAGTCGCACAAGGCGCTCGACAACGCGTTCCGGGCGGTCGAGCCCGGCGGCGTGCTCATCCTGCTCGCCGAGTGCGCCGACGGCTTCGGCAGCCCGAACTTCTTCCACTGGTTCCGTTTCGAGGATCCCGGCCAGATGGAAATCGACCTGCGGAAGAACTACCAGATCTACGGCCAGACCGCCCACGCCACGCTGACCAAGGCGCACGGCTGCCGGGTGATCCTGGTGTCGTCGCTTCGGGGGGAAGACGTGGAGCGGATGGGAATGAAGCCGGCCGGATCGTTCGAGGAAGCGATCCGGCTGGCGGAAACGTTGCTGGAGGAACTCCCCCCCGCGCTCATCATCCCCGACGCGGGATACGTGCTGCCCGACGCGGATTGA
- a CDS encoding 2-isopropylmalate synthase, whose protein sequence is MAEKVFIFDTTLRDGEQVPGAKLAKDQKVEIAKQIAALGVDIIEAGFPASSPGDFDAVQTVAREVKGPVIAGLARAVKKDIDTLWEAIKLAKRPRIHTFIGTSDIHIQKKFRSDKEKILQWSIDTVKYARSLCADVEFTTEDAARTEFEYLCRAVEAAIKAGATTINIPDTVGYATPMEMADRVRRLKEKVPALDHAILSMHCHNDMGLATANTLAGILGGARQAEVTINGIGERAGNAALEEVVMAIRTRKDIFKGLYTDINTKEIAKTSRMVSTLMGLPIQRNKAIVGVNAFAHSSGIHQDGILKDRATYEIVRPEDVGVSAHAFTLTARSGRAALKHQIAGMGHQVTDAQLDSIYEAFLTLADKKKEVAVEDLGALVQEELFKVPEIYKLEHIQFLSGSKATPMAALRIRKDKEVIEEASTGNGPVDAAYKCVERVVGRKFELIDWGLNAITSGEDAVGEARVRIRFKDTIVAGTATSTDVIEASVKAYLAAINRYIALEAREKAAKKVKGAPKKKVAVKGV, encoded by the coding sequence ATGGCTGAAAAGGTCTTCATCTTCGACACGACATTGCGCGACGGGGAGCAGGTGCCGGGCGCCAAGCTCGCCAAGGACCAGAAGGTCGAGATCGCGAAGCAGATCGCCGCGCTCGGCGTCGACATCATCGAGGCGGGCTTCCCCGCCTCGTCCCCCGGCGATTTCGACGCGGTGCAGACCGTGGCGCGCGAGGTCAAGGGGCCGGTCATCGCGGGTCTTGCCCGCGCCGTCAAGAAGGACATCGACACGCTGTGGGAGGCGATCAAGCTCGCGAAGCGGCCCCGTATCCACACGTTCATCGGAACCTCCGACATCCACATCCAGAAGAAGTTCCGCTCCGACAAGGAGAAGATCCTCCAGTGGAGCATCGACACCGTGAAATACGCCCGGTCGCTGTGCGCCGACGTCGAGTTCACGACCGAGGACGCGGCCCGGACCGAGTTCGAATACCTCTGCCGCGCCGTCGAGGCGGCCATCAAGGCCGGCGCGACGACGATCAACATCCCCGACACGGTGGGCTACGCGACCCCGATGGAGATGGCCGACCGGGTCCGGCGGCTGAAGGAGAAGGTGCCGGCGCTCGACCACGCGATTCTCTCGATGCACTGCCACAACGACATGGGGCTCGCGACGGCCAACACGCTGGCGGGCATCCTGGGGGGGGCGCGCCAGGCCGAGGTGACGATCAACGGCATCGGCGAACGCGCCGGAAACGCGGCGCTCGAAGAAGTCGTCATGGCGATCCGCACGCGGAAGGACATCTTCAAGGGGCTCTACACCGACATCAACACGAAGGAGATCGCGAAGACCAGTCGGATGGTCTCGACGCTCATGGGGCTTCCGATCCAGCGCAACAAGGCGATCGTCGGCGTCAATGCGTTCGCCCATTCGTCGGGCATCCACCAGGATGGGATCCTGAAGGACCGCGCGACCTACGAGATCGTCCGGCCCGAGGACGTCGGCGTCTCCGCGCATGCCTTTACGCTGACGGCCCGCTCCGGGCGCGCCGCGCTCAAGCACCAGATCGCGGGCATGGGGCACCAGGTCACCGACGCGCAGCTCGATTCGATCTACGAGGCGTTCCTTACGCTGGCCGACAAGAAGAAGGAAGTGGCGGTCGAGGATCTCGGCGCGCTCGTCCAGGAAGAGCTGTTCAAGGTGCCCGAGATCTACAAGCTCGAGCACATCCAGTTCCTGTCGGGCTCGAAGGCGACGCCGATGGCGGCGCTCCGCATCCGCAAGGACAAGGAGGTCATCGAGGAGGCGTCCACCGGCAACGGCCCCGTCGACGCGGCCTACAAGTGCGTAGAGCGGGTCGTCGGCCGGAAGTTCGAGCTGATCGACTGGGGGCTGAACGCGATCACCTCGGGCGAGGACGCGGTCGGCGAGGCGCGGGTGCGCATCCGCTTCAAGGACACGATCGTCGCGGGCACGGCCACCTCGACCGACGTCATCGAGGCCTCGGTCAAGGCATACCTCGCCGCGATCAACCGCTACATCGCGCTCGAGGCGCGCGAGAAGGCCGCGAAGAAGGTGAAGGGCGCGCCGAAGAAGAAGGTCGCGGTCAAGGGCGTGTGA
- a CDS encoding type II toxin-antitoxin system prevent-host-death family antitoxin gives MRSITVREAREGLSRLEKLLAEGDVTITRRGEPVARLVPIGGNRAVPSHKALRESMAPMADGSERAIREERDAR, from the coding sequence ATGAGGAGCATTACCGTACGGGAAGCCCGAGAAGGGCTGTCGCGCCTCGAGAAACTGCTCGCCGAAGGGGATGTGACGATCACCCGACGGGGAGAGCCGGTGGCCCGACTTGTGCCGATCGGGGGCAATCGGGCGGTGCCGTCCCACAAGGCGTTGCGCGAAAGCATGGCGCCGATGGCCGATGGGAGCGAGCGGGCGATCCGGGAAGAACGCGATGCGCGTTGA
- a CDS encoding type II toxin-antitoxin system VapC family toxin yields MRVDGPVYFDTSALAKWYLNEPHSEAVERFIVGSAPMVISDLTVAEMRSLLARKRREKAFDATTEAKVYAAFREDLRNGFLYKAPLSPDSFEGAVNLMTMLPDIPLRTLDALHLAFAQAAGATALATFDELMARAAEALELNVIDFG; encoded by the coding sequence ATGCGCGTTGACGGTCCGGTCTATTTCGACACGAGCGCGCTGGCCAAGTGGTACCTCAACGAACCGCACTCCGAGGCGGTCGAGCGGTTCATCGTCGGATCGGCCCCCATGGTAATCAGCGACCTGACCGTCGCCGAGATGCGAAGTTTGCTGGCCAGGAAACGTCGTGAAAAGGCGTTCGATGCGACGACCGAGGCGAAGGTTTATGCCGCCTTCCGCGAGGACCTGCGCAACGGCTTCCTCTACAAGGCACCCCTATCACCCGATTCGTTCGAAGGGGCCGTGAACCTGATGACCATGCTGCCCGACATCCCGCTCCGGACGCTCGACGCCCTTCACTTGGCCTTCGCACAAGCCGCCGGCGCCACGGCTCTCGCCACGTTCGACGAACTGATGGCCAGGGCGGCGGAGGCCCTCGAGTTGAATGTGATCGATTTCGGTTGA